Proteins from a genomic interval of Prevotella sp. E13-27:
- a CDS encoding flavodoxin family protein, translated as MAKVLLINGSPRENGNTFTALSEVAKTLNEEGVDTQIISIGKMAVQGCIACGMCGRSGARCTFRDELYNKVWRAVKDGIDGLVIGSPVYYGGPNGSLCALLDRVFYSLGNELKFKPGASVVACRRGGASASFDRLNKYFTILNMPVVSSQYWNMVYGQTPGQAAQDEEGMQTMRTLGRNMAWMIRKLNVSEEGHPKQESPLRTNFIR; from the coding sequence ATGGCAAAGGTGTTGTTGATTAATGGTAGCCCCAGAGAAAACGGAAACACGTTTACTGCTCTTAGCGAGGTGGCAAAGACCCTGAACGAAGAAGGTGTTGATACTCAAATCATCAGCATCGGCAAAATGGCTGTGCAAGGTTGTATCGCCTGTGGTATGTGTGGACGTAGCGGTGCGCGGTGTACGTTCCGCGATGAATTATATAATAAAGTGTGGAGAGCTGTGAAGGATGGTATCGACGGACTGGTCATCGGCTCGCCAGTCTATTATGGTGGTCCTAATGGCTCGCTCTGTGCATTGCTCGACCGCGTGTTCTACTCTTTGGGAAACGAACTGAAGTTCAAGCCAGGTGCCAGCGTGGTAGCCTGTCGCAGAGGTGGCGCATCGGCATCCTTTGACCGCCTGAATAAATATTTCACTATTCTGAACATGCCTGTTGTCAGCTCGCAATACTGGAACATGGTGTATGGACAGACACCCGGTCAGGCTGCTCAGGATGAGGAAGGCATGCAGACCATGCGGACACTTGGGCGCAACATGGCATGGATGATTCGTAAGCTCAATGTCAGTGAAGAAGGACATCCTAAACAGGAGAGTCCACTGAGGACCAATTTCATCAGATGA
- a CDS encoding efflux RND transporter permease subunit, with amino-acid sequence MRNYNWLRWPLEHYSISLLIVGILFVMGIFGMWDMPKDEFPQATIRQGVVVAVYPGATSEEVEQQVARPLERYLFTFKEVKRNKTTTQSQNGMCIVMVELNDDVNNKDEVWSKIKHGLNLFKQQLPSGVLALIANDDFGNTSALLIAIESPERSYRELKGYTDQLGDRLRRIPSVANVKVFGEQKEQISLYIDRQRLQAYGIGQQMLFTQLQAQGLTTMSGSINTDRQQTPIHVEATENSEEEIANQIVYSDPVTGKVVRVRDVARVVREYDTSGGYIEQDGHRCILLSLEMNPGNNIVQYGKDVDRVLNDYRATELPDDVTLTRIADQPKVVSMSVTDFLRDLLISMLIIILVMMVLFPLRSAIVAAITVPLSTFISVAIMYMVGIELNTVTLAALIVVLGMVVDNSIVVIDGYLEYLGKGYEPKRAAIDSARQYFMPMMLATLCISVIFFPLLITMKGAFHDAIEAFPWTVTINLMVSLFLAVMVIPFLEVLIIKPDKVKTGGNAITKWVQRTYDHVLDFTFRRPWLTICGGIGVILLSSVIVTTLKIRQFPYADRDQFAVEIFLPDGKGLADARVVADSVRHVLERDEQVKCITTFMGCSSPRFMVCYAPQMAGKNFAQLIVNTTSQDATLELLARYQPMLSEAFPEAYVRFKRLDYLMVPELEYRFYGEDLDSLHVVAERLMDRMRQMPELEWVHTDYMQPYPIVNVALDPVASSQMGITRATASLALSSATGDLRVGQVWSGDYEMPIVVKDTASMDFSEVENLGIATPMTMVGSNLSPIASHLSSNTTVPLRQIAKVQPQWTESRIMHRGGERCITVTAQFAQGVYAAPVETRVADIMLNEIDLPEGVRAEVGGEIEYNKESIPQIVGGVAISMIIVFFFLLFNFKKYGITLVCIAALGLMIPGALIGLGLMDRMLGLTSIMGVITLMGMIMRNEILIFEHANNVLRGERLEVRGESKVVKQAAYEAGKRRMVPIFLTTATTAVGVVPMIIAQSSFWMPVGVTIFAGGIGSLIMVVTMLPVIYWKVKAHPNPLTRGGAEDSQNPKL; translated from the coding sequence ATGAGAAACTATAATTGGCTCCGATGGCCATTGGAGCATTACTCGATATCGTTGCTCATCGTGGGCATACTGTTTGTGATGGGCATCTTCGGTATGTGGGATATGCCGAAAGATGAGTTCCCACAGGCCACCATCCGTCAGGGTGTGGTAGTAGCAGTCTATCCTGGTGCCACCAGCGAGGAGGTGGAGCAGCAGGTGGCGCGTCCGCTGGAGCGCTATCTCTTCACCTTCAAGGAGGTGAAGCGCAACAAGACCACCACGCAGTCGCAGAACGGCATGTGTATAGTCATGGTGGAACTTAACGATGATGTGAACAATAAGGACGAGGTGTGGTCGAAGATAAAGCACGGCCTGAATCTCTTCAAACAACAGTTGCCCAGTGGAGTGTTGGCGCTTATCGCCAACGACGACTTCGGCAACACGTCGGCGCTGCTCATAGCCATTGAGAGTCCTGAGCGCAGCTACCGCGAGCTGAAAGGCTATACCGACCAGTTGGGCGATAGACTGCGCCGCATCCCCTCGGTGGCCAATGTCAAGGTGTTCGGCGAACAGAAAGAACAGATCTCGCTGTATATAGATCGTCAGCGCCTACAGGCCTACGGCATAGGACAGCAGATGCTCTTCACGCAGTTGCAGGCCCAGGGCCTGACCACCATGAGTGGCAGCATAAATACCGACCGTCAGCAGACTCCTATACATGTTGAGGCTACTGAGAACTCTGAGGAGGAGATTGCTAACCAGATAGTCTATAGCGACCCTGTGACGGGCAAGGTGGTGCGTGTTCGCGATGTGGCTCGTGTGGTGCGCGAATATGATACCTCTGGCGGATACATAGAGCAGGACGGTCATCGCTGCATATTGCTCTCGCTTGAGATGAATCCTGGAAATAACATTGTGCAGTATGGTAAGGATGTGGACCGTGTGCTCAACGATTATCGTGCAACAGAACTGCCCGATGACGTCACGCTGACCCGAATAGCCGACCAGCCTAAGGTGGTGAGTATGAGTGTCACAGACTTCCTGCGCGACCTGCTCATCTCAATGCTCATCATAATTCTTGTTATGATGGTGCTGTTCCCACTGAGAAGTGCCATCGTGGCAGCAATTACTGTTCCGCTGAGCACTTTTATATCAGTGGCTATAATGTATATGGTGGGCATTGAGCTCAACACTGTGACCTTGGCTGCGCTCATAGTAGTGCTGGGAATGGTGGTAGATAACTCTATCGTGGTCATAGACGGCTATCTGGAGTATTTGGGTAAGGGCTACGAACCTAAGCGCGCTGCCATCGACTCAGCCCGTCAGTATTTCATGCCGATGATGCTGGCCACGCTGTGTATCAGCGTCATCTTCTTCCCTCTGCTAATCACCATGAAGGGAGCCTTCCATGATGCTATTGAGGCTTTCCCATGGACTGTCACTATAAACCTGATGGTGTCGCTCTTCCTGGCTGTGATGGTCATACCGTTCCTTGAGGTGCTGATTATCAAACCCGATAAGGTGAAGACAGGAGGCAACGCCATCACTAAATGGGTGCAGCGCACCTACGACCATGTGCTCGACTTCACTTTCCGTCGCCCATGGCTTACCATCTGTGGAGGCATAGGTGTGATATTACTGTCGAGTGTGATTGTTACGACACTGAAGATACGTCAGTTCCCATATGCCGACCGCGACCAGTTTGCCGTGGAGATATTCCTTCCTGACGGCAAGGGACTGGCCGATGCGCGTGTGGTGGCAGATTCCGTGCGCCATGTTCTGGAACGTGACGAACAGGTGAAGTGCATCACCACTTTTATGGGCTGCTCGTCGCCACGTTTCATGGTGTGCTACGCGCCTCAGATGGCAGGCAAGAACTTTGCCCAACTCATTGTCAACACCACTTCGCAGGATGCTACGCTTGAACTGCTGGCACGCTATCAGCCCATGCTCAGCGAGGCTTTTCCTGAGGCCTACGTGCGCTTCAAGCGTCTCGACTATCTGATGGTGCCCGAACTGGAATATCGTTTCTATGGCGAAGACCTTGACTCGCTGCACGTGGTGGCAGAGCGACTGATGGACCGCATGCGCCAGATGCCCGAGCTGGAGTGGGTGCATACCGACTACATGCAGCCTTATCCAATAGTTAATGTGGCGCTCGATCCTGTGGCTTCTTCACAAATGGGCATCACTCGTGCCACAGCATCATTGGCTCTCAGCAGCGCTACTGGCGACCTGCGTGTAGGACAAGTGTGGTCTGGCGACTACGAGATGCCTATAGTGGTGAAAGACACAGCCAGCATGGACTTCTCGGAGGTAGAGAACCTAGGCATCGCCACACCCATGACGATGGTTGGCTCTAACCTCTCACCTATCGCCTCTCACCTCTCATCAAACACCACGGTGCCATTAAGACAGATTGCCAAGGTGCAACCCCAGTGGACGGAGAGCCGCATCATGCATCGTGGCGGTGAGCGCTGCATCACGGTTACGGCTCAGTTCGCTCAGGGTGTCTATGCTGCTCCTGTAGAGACGCGTGTGGCCGACATCATGCTTAACGAGATTGACTTGCCAGAAGGCGTCCGTGCTGAGGTGGGTGGCGAGATAGAGTACAACAAGGAGTCTATTCCTCAGATTGTCGGTGGCGTGGCCATCTCGATGATTATCGTGTTCTTCTTCCTGCTGTTCAACTTCAAGAAGTATGGCATCACGCTCGTCTGCATTGCTGCCCTCGGACTCATGATTCCTGGTGCGCTGATAGGCCTCGGGCTGATGGACCGCATGCTCGGTCTGACCTCCATCATGGGTGTCATCACGCTCATGGGTATGATCATGCGTAACGAGATACTCATCTTCGAGCATGCAAACAATGTTTTAAGAGGTGAGAGGTTAGAGGTGAGAGGTGAGAGCAAAGTTGTGAAGCAGGCTGCTTATGAGGCTGGTAAGCGTCGCATGGTGCCTATCTTCCTCACCACAGCTACCACTGCCGTTGGTGTGGTGCCGATGATTATCGCCCAGTCCTCGTTCTGGATGCCCGTGGGTGTCACCATCTTCGCAGGTGGCATCGGCTCGCTCATCATGGTAGTCACCATGCTGCCAGTAATTTATTGGAAAGTGAAGGCCCACCCCAACCCCCTCACGAGGGGAGGGGCTGAAGATAGTCAAAACCCAAAACTTTAA
- a CDS encoding TolC family protein, giving the protein MKILFIFFALLSALSVQAQVTNHPSLGALGACDALLAKNGMGAGLTLDQLKDSALHNNIAIRSAQHGIEAAQQQRKETFTKFFPNISGTGLWFNANKGMAQTTINPSESISPELGASLAKMLPVEALAALSSPISISMMKNGTIGSLMAVQPVFVGGQIVNGNKLAKVGEDVSRLQLQLSENEVERTAEQYFWQLASLQEKMKTIDAVDTLLSGIHKDVEVAVRAGLAMRNDLLQVQLRQNGIESQRLKLQNGISIVRLLLSQYCGLRDTSFAISYQTSVASPMVSKQDHQQALSGTAEYQLLDKQVEATRLQKRMAVGQNLPSVAIGAGYNYHNLMDKDHTFGMVFATVSVPISDWWGGSHAIKRRKIEYQKAQEQLEDNAKLLQIRMQNAWNGVEESYQQLQLAQRSIEQAEENLRLNRDYYRAGTSRMSDLLEAQLLYQQSCDKHTDAFANYQSKLLEYRQAIGQ; this is encoded by the coding sequence ATGAAGATTCTATTTATATTTTTCGCACTTCTGTCGGCATTGTCCGTGCAAGCCCAAGTAACCAATCACCCCTCCCTTGGGGCGCTCGGCGCTTGCGACGCTTTGCTTGCAAAGAATGGGATGGGGGCGGGCCTTACCCTTGATCAGCTCAAGGACTCTGCCCTCCATAACAACATCGCCATCCGCTCTGCCCAGCATGGCATCGAGGCTGCTCAGCAACAGCGTAAGGAGACTTTTACCAAGTTCTTTCCCAACATCAGTGGCACTGGCCTCTGGTTTAATGCCAACAAGGGAATGGCGCAAACCACCATCAATCCTTCAGAGAGCATCTCGCCTGAGTTGGGAGCCAGTCTGGCGAAAATGCTTCCCGTTGAGGCTCTTGCTGCCTTGAGTAGTCCCATCAGCATCTCGATGATGAAGAATGGTACCATTGGCTCGCTCATGGCTGTTCAGCCCGTGTTCGTTGGCGGACAGATTGTCAACGGAAACAAGCTGGCCAAGGTTGGCGAGGATGTGAGCCGTCTGCAGTTGCAGTTGTCAGAAAACGAGGTGGAAAGAACAGCCGAGCAATACTTCTGGCAGTTGGCATCGCTGCAGGAGAAGATGAAGACCATCGATGCTGTTGATACGCTTCTCAGTGGTATCCATAAAGATGTTGAAGTGGCTGTGCGTGCAGGCTTGGCAATGCGCAACGACCTTTTGCAGGTACAACTGCGCCAGAACGGCATAGAGAGTCAGCGCCTTAAGCTTCAGAACGGCATCTCCATCGTGCGCCTTCTGTTGTCGCAATACTGTGGACTTCGTGACACATCGTTTGCTATAAGTTATCAGACAAGTGTTGCTTCGCCAATGGTTAGCAAGCAAGACCACCAGCAGGCACTATCGGGAACAGCTGAATACCAGTTGCTTGACAAACAGGTAGAAGCCACACGCCTTCAGAAGAGAATGGCCGTTGGCCAGAATCTGCCATCTGTTGCCATTGGTGCAGGATATAACTACCATAACCTTATGGATAAAGACCACACATTTGGTATGGTGTTTGCCACCGTGAGCGTTCCCATCTCCGACTGGTGGGGCGGCTCCCACGCCATCAAGCGCCGTAAGATAGAATACCAGAAGGCTCAGGAGCAGTTAGAGGATAATGCCAAGCTTCTGCAGATACGCATGCAGAACGCATGGAATGGGGTAGAGGAGTCCTACCAGCAATTGCAGCTAGCTCAGCGCAGCATTGAACAGGCTGAGGAAAATCTGCGTCTTAATCGTGACTACTATCGTGCAGGCACCTCGCGCATGTCTGACCTACTCGAAGCGCAGTTGCTCTATCAGCAGTCCTGTGACAAGCATACCGATGCCTTTGCCAACTATCAGAGCAAACTATTGGAATACAGACAAGCCATTGGGCAGTAA
- a CDS encoding efflux RND transporter periplasmic adaptor subunit — MNKSILMLLSVMLICSCTSKQEQDAKAPIRVKTEVAQIVTSSNGQTYVGIVEEREATAVSFTGMGVVKRMLVSEGQMVSKGQLIAEIDDTQARNLLSGAEAQMAQANDALERFKMLHDNGSLPEVQWVEIQSKVAQAKSQLEVAKKNLADCKLVAPVSGVIGKRMIGAGETALPSQAVVSILDISSVKVKVSIPEAEISGIGANTSSVIKVEAINGSFAGGRVEKGVQADALTHTYDIRINVANGERKLLPGMVASVNLTPIPGLTPNPSPKGEGNFKGEGSSYLTPITAVQRKADGSLFVWTISNDSTAHRSIVTTGETMGNRIVITDGIGEGGRIVTEGYQKLSEGTKVVF; from the coding sequence ATGAATAAGAGTATTTTGATGCTGCTGAGCGTGATGCTGATATGCAGCTGTACAAGCAAACAGGAACAAGACGCTAAGGCTCCTATTAGAGTTAAAACAGAGGTGGCACAGATAGTCACGAGTAGCAACGGACAGACTTATGTGGGTATAGTGGAGGAACGTGAGGCTACTGCGGTGAGCTTTACGGGCATGGGCGTGGTGAAGCGCATGCTGGTGAGCGAAGGCCAGATGGTGAGCAAGGGTCAGCTGATAGCTGAGATTGATGACACGCAAGCACGCAACCTGTTGAGTGGTGCCGAGGCACAGATGGCACAGGCCAACGATGCCTTGGAGCGATTCAAGATGTTGCACGACAATGGATCGCTGCCCGAGGTGCAGTGGGTGGAGATACAGAGCAAGGTGGCACAGGCAAAGTCGCAACTGGAGGTGGCCAAGAAGAATCTGGCAGACTGTAAGCTTGTGGCTCCAGTGAGCGGAGTAATAGGCAAGCGTATGATAGGTGCTGGTGAGACAGCATTGCCATCACAGGCTGTGGTAAGCATCCTTGATATATCTTCAGTAAAGGTAAAGGTGTCTATTCCTGAGGCGGAAATAAGCGGAATTGGTGCAAACACCTCTTCTGTTATAAAGGTAGAGGCCATCAACGGCAGTTTCGCAGGCGGTAGGGTAGAGAAGGGCGTGCAGGCCGATGCACTCACGCACACCTATGATATAAGAATAAATGTTGCAAACGGCGAGCGGAAGCTGTTGCCAGGCATGGTGGCCAGCGTAAACCTCACCCCCATCCCTGGCCTCACCCCTAACCCCTCTCCAAAGGGCGAGGGGAACTTTAAGGGCGAGGGGAGTAGTTACCTTACACCCATTACAGCTGTTCAGCGAAAGGCCGATGGCAGTCTGTTCGTTTGGACAATCAGCAACGACAGCACGGCTCATCGCTCGATAGTTACTACTGGCGAGACTATGGGCAACCGCATTGTCATCACCGATGGCATAGGCGAGGGCGGACGCATAGTTACAGAGGGATATCAGAAACTGAGCGAAGGAACAAAGGTTGTTTTTTAA
- a CDS encoding lactate utilization protein — MTPQEQRNEQLAQSIIKNLKRRHIEGFYCATAGEGVRKVSELIEDGSSVTWGGTMTIRDLGIPQYLRCRGTLEVLDRDLAETPEEKQAIYLRAFSSDVYLSSANAISEDGVIVNIDGNGNRVAAITWGPKKVIFVIGMNKVAQNVEAALARARSTASPINAARFDIKTPCHTDGVCHNCNSPQSICNYVHFLRNSPQGRHIVVLVGENLGY; from the coding sequence ATGACACCACAGGAACAAAGAAATGAGCAGTTGGCTCAATCGATTATCAAGAACTTGAAGCGTCGTCATATAGAAGGTTTCTATTGCGCGACAGCAGGAGAGGGCGTGAGGAAAGTTTCTGAACTCATCGAGGACGGAAGTAGTGTGACATGGGGCGGTACAATGACAATCCGCGACCTGGGCATTCCGCAGTATCTCAGATGCCGTGGCACACTCGAGGTGCTTGACCGCGACCTCGCAGAAACGCCTGAAGAAAAACAAGCTATTTATCTAAGGGCTTTCTCTTCAGATGTCTATCTGTCAAGTGCTAATGCTATTTCTGAGGATGGAGTCATTGTGAACATCGATGGCAATGGGAACCGTGTGGCTGCCATCACATGGGGACCGAAGAAGGTCATCTTCGTTATCGGCATGAATAAAGTGGCTCAAAATGTAGAGGCTGCACTTGCAAGAGCACGCAGCACGGCATCACCCATCAATGCAGCCCGCTTCGACATCAAGACACCTTGCCATACGGATGGTGTGTGCCATAATTGCAATTCGCCACAGTCTATCTGTAACTACGTCCACTTCCTCCGTAACTCCCCTCAAGGCCGACATATCGTAGTGTTAGTAGGTGAAAACCTTGGGTATTAA
- a CDS encoding helix-turn-helix domain-containing protein — MKQQEEITFQTLANNDDIQLGYLDNDIAIVDSIQQFTQISAAHVTMNSIVICTKGKVLAQMNGKQMELHQNQVAVVPQNVTVTDVMVSPDFDLKGLFLTNRILRSFLREKINIWNDMMYIQRQHIVSMDEDEILFYTHFYDMLTLAIERGTDNPYHTEVIEALLRSAILGLCGAMKTMLPAVDHDISSTDGHFQRFLDLLHSTKVKHRPVEAYANDLCISPKYLTAICKKNSGKTANEWITEHVLEDIRYYLKHTDLSIKQICDHLGFPNPSFFGKYVKDHFGMTPLRLRNS; from the coding sequence ATGAAACAGCAGGAAGAGATTACATTTCAGACATTGGCCAACAATGATGATATCCAGCTGGGCTATCTTGACAACGATATAGCCATAGTGGATAGCATACAGCAGTTTACGCAGATAAGCGCGGCCCACGTAACGATGAACTCCATAGTGATCTGTACCAAGGGCAAGGTGCTGGCGCAGATGAACGGCAAACAGATGGAGTTGCACCAGAATCAGGTGGCTGTGGTGCCGCAAAATGTAACGGTGACCGACGTTATGGTGAGTCCCGACTTCGACCTGAAGGGACTGTTTCTAACCAATCGCATACTGCGCAGTTTTCTTCGTGAGAAGATAAACATCTGGAATGACATGATGTACATACAGCGCCAACACATCGTTTCAATGGACGAAGACGAGATACTCTTCTACACCCACTTCTACGACATGTTGACGCTGGCAATCGAGCGTGGCACAGACAACCCCTATCACACTGAGGTAATCGAGGCGTTGCTGCGTTCGGCCATCCTCGGCCTTTGTGGTGCAATGAAGACGATGCTCCCTGCAGTTGACCATGACATCAGTTCTACTGACGGACACTTCCAGCGGTTCCTCGACCTGCTGCACTCTACCAAGGTGAAGCACCGCCCAGTAGAAGCCTACGCCAACGACCTTTGCATATCGCCCAAATACCTCACAGCTATATGCAAGAAGAACTCTGGCAAGACGGCCAATGAGTGGATAACAGAACACGTGCTGGAGGACATACGCTACTATCTGAAGCATACCGACCTCAGCATCAAGCAGATTTGTGACCACTTAGGTTTCCCCAATCCATCGTTCTTCGGTAAGTACGTCAAGGATCATTTCGGCATGACGCCATTGAGATTAAGAAACAGCTGA